The Chryseobacterium oranimense genome contains the following window.
CGTAATCGTTCATCCAGGGAGAAGGTTGGTGGGTTTGTTTAAAACCTTTTATTTTGTCTGCATCGTAGGTATATGCCCATCCATCACCCATTTTCCCCGTTTGCGGAGTCCACAGATTCATTCCCCAGGGAAGCCCTATGGCAGGATAGGTATTTCCATTGGATAAGGAAGGCTTGGACTGTGTTCCCATCAAAGGGTTTACATAATCGGCAAGAGATCCTTCCTGGCCAAATACTAAAATATTGAATAGAATAAAAAAACTTGAGAATAAAAACTTCATGATATCATTTTGTTAAATTGATCCTGGCTTTCTTCAAAGCATATCCTGCTGCACCAAGAATGGCCGCATCTTCAAAAATAGCAGAAATTTTAATAGGAAGATTGATTTTATGCTCTTCCAAATGCTGATTTAACCTCTTTTTAAAGTAAGGATACACTTTTGCGATATTTCCGCCTATGACCAGCACTTCTGGGTTATAGTCCTTTACATATTTTATAATGAACCCGGCAAAGGAATCTGCATACTCGTTAAATATCTGAGTCTGTATATCTTCCGGCTCGTCCAGCAGGTCTTTGGTACCGGAAATTTTCTTACCGGTTAAGGCTGCATACTGATTGACAAACCAGCGTGTTGCCAGATAATCTTCACAGATGGAATCTTTGAAAGGCGAATCCCATAAATCTTCATCTGAAGCTGTTTCTCCATTATAGAAGGCTGTTCCGAGACCTGTCCCGAGGGTTACTCCAAAAATCTTATTATATTCCTGTACACAACCGCCAAAAACTTCTCCTTCAAGGAAGGCTCCGGCATCATTTACAAAATGAATCTGATCCGGGGAAACGGAAAGCCTTTGGGCTAGTTCGTCTTTGATATTGACCTTATAGATATCAATAAATTTTCCCTGCTGCATCAGCGATATTCCATTTTCATAATCAAAAGGACCGGGCATGGCTATACCGATCAGAAGCTCGTTTCTGACAAGATCATGGATCACCTTTTCGATGGCTGAGTCCCAGGCAGAAAAAATGGTTTCGCGCGTCCCGAAGGAATCAACATGTTCTCTTACATAAGTAGAACTGATGATTTCACGTTTTTCAGGGTCAACCTGTGCCATGGTAATGTGCGAACCGCCGATGTCTATTCCTACTATATTCTGCATTATATTCTTTCTTTATATTCTGTATAAGTTATTCTTTTTCATTAAAAGGGACAGACAGGAAAGTCATTACCTCCCGTCTGCCATCCTAAAATCCCCTAATTTTATTTCTACTTTTTATATGCCCATTGAGGATTCAATTTTTTTATTCTATGATCAACTTTCCTGAAGATTTCATCTTACCGTCTTTTGAATTGATCTTATAAATATAAGTTCCTGAAGATAAATTCCCGGTACTGATCCGCATATCGTTTTTATCAATTATCTGGTTTATGATTAATTTTCCTGCCATATCATACAATGCAATCTCGCGGGCAGTGTTATCTTTAATGGTAAAGTGAATATCATTTCCTTTTTTTACCGGATTGGGGTATGCAGAAGCTATATTATTTTTTTCTGAATCAATATCTTTCGTGGAAAGCGCTGCGGCACAGGCTACATCTGTTCTCCAGTTTGCAGCTGACATATTGATCAGAGTTGCGAAATGAGTGTTTGCTGTAGCATCCAAAGCTCCGTTTCCGCTTCCTTCGTTCATTTTCCAGTTGGCTTCAAGGTTAGGAGAACCCGCCGGAACGTTGCAGTTATTGGCAAGAATTTCCGAGGCTGTCAATGCTCTTTTCCAAACTCTGAATTCATCCAGGAATCCGTTAAGGGTACGTGAATTATCATAGTTTCTGGCCAGATAAAGAATTCCGTTTGCTGTAAAATTTCCAGAAGCGGCCACACTGGCATCAAGCACTCCATTGATATAAATTTTCATGGTTGACCCATCGTAGGTGGCAGCTATATGATTCCATGTGTTAGTTGCCAATCCTGCAACACTGTTCAATTTTACCTGAGAAGATCCGAAGCTTAATATAAACTGCAGCCTGTTATTGGCCAGATTTCCGTCCCCAAACCTCAGCATTGCAGAATTACTATCCCCCACTTCAATTCCAATTACTGATGAAATATAGGGAAATGCTGTTTTAAAGGCATTTACTTTTACCCATCCTTCGAAAGTTACGGCATTCCCGCTAAGATTAAACTGCCCTGCATTCAGGTAGTTGGTGCTTCCGTTAAAAGAAAGGGATCTTGCCCCGGGACTTTGTACAGGAGCAAATCCGCTGTTAAATGCAACTTCAGCAGAATAGGTACCTGCATTGCCTCCTCCGCACACAGCCTGTACTTTCCAGACGTAATTTGTATTTTCTGTAAGACCCGGAAGAGTATAAGAATTTGCAGAAATATTCTGAACATCAATCCATGTAGTTGCTGCAGCTGTTTTGTATTGTAAATTATATGAGATTGCACCTGGTATCGCATCCCATGACACATTAGTGGTGGTTCCCAAAAAGTTTCCGGATTTCAGGCCTGACGGGGCCGCGCATCCGTTTCCCGAATTGAACCTTGGTGCAAATAAATAGGTACTTGT
Protein-coding sequences here:
- a CDS encoding endo-beta-N-acetylglucosaminidase H; translated protein: MKNKSIFAALILLVIHGASLLKAQQLNPVGVCYVEVNNNNMLNAGSYTLQNTNRQLFDVAIIFAANINYDVSKSRAYISNNNNVTKVLNDVNTYVRPLQQKGIKVLLDILGNHQGAGISNFPNREAARDFAQQLAHTVYTYGLDGVDLDDEYAGYGNNGTGQPNSSSFVMLLQELKLAMPDKLITFYYLGPATSRQNYNGDAAGNYINYSWNPYYGTYSAPSVPPLTKSKLSAAATWIQNSNPQSTSAATLSTLATNTINDGYGVFMWYDLNGVNNASYLSTGSNILYNENTLLSGPLYSWSQGTACDPPLGLEAANLTGTSATLKWTSNGTITYNIDYKPASSTTWINAANNYSGSSITISGLAMNTDYDWRIQSNCSATLTSTYLFAPRFNSGNGCAAPSGLKSGNFLGTTTNVSWDAIPGAISYNLQYKTAAATTWIDVQNISANSYTLPGLTENTNYVWKVQAVCGGGNAGTYSAEVAFNSGFAPVQSPGARSLSFNGSTNYLNAGQFNLSGNAVTFEGWVKVNAFKTAFPYISSVIGIEVGDSNSAMLRFGDGNLANNRLQFILSFGSSQVKLNSVAGLATNTWNHIAATYDGSTMKIYINGVLDASVAASGNFTANGILYLARNYDNSRTLNGFLDEFRVWKRALTASEILANNCNVPAGSPNLEANWKMNEGSGNGALDATANTHFATLINMSAANWRTDVACAAALSTKDIDSEKNNIASAYPNPVKKGNDIHFTIKDNTAREIALYDMAGKLIINQIIDKNDMRISTGNLSSGTYIYKINSKDGKMKSSGKLIIE
- a CDS encoding ROK family protein; this encodes MQNIVGIDIGGSHITMAQVDPEKREIISSTYVREHVDSFGTRETIFSAWDSAIEKVIHDLVRNELLIGIAMPGPFDYENGISLMQQGKFIDIYKVNIKDELAQRLSVSPDQIHFVNDAGAFLEGEVFGGCVQEYNKIFGVTLGTGLGTAFYNGETASDEDLWDSPFKDSICEDYLATRWFVNQYAALTGKKISGTKDLLDEPEDIQTQIFNEYADSFAGFIIKYVKDYNPEVLVIGGNIAKVYPYFKKRLNQHLEEHKINLPIKISAIFEDAAILGAAGYALKKARINLTK